A genomic window from Brevibacillus agri includes:
- a CDS encoding PucR family transcriptional regulator, which produces MEKWMKEVEQIRQVTNLPIVCVKVCEHEISQTQQEWEQKGWELVSLASEHDAAYLVLIEAMQWPASSRSLLSLFFSRPEEKAPPTLHEQIAVWLQSMVTGLRQAPPERLDARWPWKEERLVFLIERNRTEGTGTWEALQSCLHPFFRETAAYAPKASSLAFFALSHAYSVLLLPISILEGAKERADLLEWASGLYDLISTEWMEPVRIIVSAPVAAPSSLEKTLAGQLLLSRALHQYRAQVMVAGDWMYPLERWAASLPAETAKAIARELAALMSVPQISSEQRETLETLFARQLNVSETARQLFLHRNTLLYRLDKLTEQTGLDPRQFPDAVLLQLYLLFRQH; this is translated from the coding sequence GTGGAAAAATGGATGAAGGAAGTCGAGCAAATCAGGCAGGTTACGAACTTGCCGATCGTTTGCGTGAAAGTTTGTGAACACGAGATCAGCCAGACTCAGCAAGAATGGGAGCAAAAAGGCTGGGAACTTGTTTCGCTTGCGTCTGAGCACGATGCCGCCTACCTCGTGCTGATTGAAGCGATGCAGTGGCCCGCGTCTTCCCGTTCCTTGCTGAGTCTGTTTTTTTCCCGTCCCGAAGAAAAAGCGCCCCCGACGCTGCACGAGCAGATTGCGGTATGGCTGCAATCCATGGTCACAGGATTGCGCCAGGCTCCCCCTGAACGTCTCGATGCCCGCTGGCCGTGGAAGGAAGAGCGCCTCGTCTTTTTGATCGAGCGCAACCGGACGGAAGGCACAGGCACGTGGGAAGCGTTGCAAAGCTGTTTGCACCCGTTTTTCCGCGAAACGGCTGCCTACGCGCCAAAAGCGTCGAGCCTCGCCTTTTTTGCATTGAGTCATGCTTATTCTGTCCTGCTGCTCCCGATCTCAATCCTGGAGGGCGCAAAGGAGCGGGCTGACTTGCTGGAATGGGCATCCGGCCTGTACGACCTGATCTCGACCGAATGGATGGAGCCTGTGCGCATCATTGTCAGCGCGCCCGTGGCTGCGCCTTCCTCTCTGGAAAAAACGCTCGCCGGGCAACTGCTGTTGTCCCGCGCCTTGCATCAATACCGGGCACAAGTGATGGTCGCGGGCGACTGGATGTATCCGTTGGAGCGCTGGGCTGCTTCTCTGCCTGCGGAAACGGCGAAGGCGATTGCCCGCGAGCTTGCCGCTCTCATGTCTGTGCCGCAAATCAGCAGCGAGCAGCGCGAAACGTTGGAGACGCTGTTCGCGCGGCAGCTCAATGTCAGCGAGACAGCCCGGCAGCTTTTTTTGCACCGCAACACGCTCTTGTACCGGCTGGACAAGCTGACGGAACAGACGGGCCTTGATCCGCGCCAGTTTCCTGACGCCGTTTTGCTCCAGCTCTATTTGCTCTTTCGGCAGCATTAA
- a CDS encoding DUF3907 family protein: MSATHLKQLCEETYTKLKKVSMELERYLNQVTLSSLVSASGDPEEFETYYRAYLSDLRHLLVYCENAYDRLGVSLRRARFNEEFAEEVLYQVYHTCVNYFYYPKGEVYEEDGRYAYTGQDCIIFRKQVTPELQQLTLSLSRVFEQMRDELQYYENDYIAKKRLHKEQAQV; this comes from the coding sequence ATGTCAGCGACTCATCTGAAGCAATTGTGCGAAGAGACGTACACCAAGTTGAAAAAGGTAAGCATGGAACTGGAGCGTTATCTCAATCAGGTTACCTTGTCTAGTCTTGTATCCGCATCGGGCGACCCGGAAGAATTTGAAACTTATTATCGAGCGTATCTTTCCGATCTGCGCCACCTTTTGGTTTACTGTGAAAATGCGTACGACAGGCTGGGGGTATCCCTGCGCCGAGCACGATTTAACGAGGAGTTTGCCGAAGAAGTTCTGTACCAGGTGTACCACACTTGTGTGAATTACTTCTATTATCCCAAAGGCGAGGTTTATGAGGAAGACGGCCGCTATGCCTACACGGGACAAGACTGTATCATTTTCCGCAAACAAGTAACACCCGAGTTGCAGCAGTTGACCCTGTCCTTGTCCAGAGTGTTTGAGCAAATGCGTGATGAATTGCAATACTACGAAAATGACTATATAGCCAAAAAACGGCTGCATAAAGAACAAGCACAGGTGTAA
- a CDS encoding S8 family peptidase produces the protein MRVLPPIIAALALVGLVVLPYRHHQNAEQEMREPHPRVTSIEASIPRINYIEQVKDIRRDLEKSSHVQTLHHNPRDRSHYVEHEVVVRFSPRPEQKKIDQLVRSLDAKIKRDFEQFIIIKSKSLTTKQLMKKLAEHPDSVFAEPNYLLLPNRKPNDTYYAEYQWNLPLIGMEQSWDVSEGSSDVTVAVIDTGIDLNHPEFAGKLVEGYNVLEDNNRPEDDNGHGTHVSGVIAAKTNNEEGIAGMSWNSKLMPIKAIGADGSGSAVDIAQGIYWATDHGADVINLSVGNYTSSAALKEACRYAYEKNVVLVAASGNDATDQPSYPAAYEEVLAVAAVDHRKERADFSNFGDYVDVAAPGVDIPSTYIYSDYAALSGTSMACPHVAALASLVRSVHPDMKNHDVMELIRQSAKDLGAPGHDQLYGYGMIDVNQTLRQIKPAEPARTEKTEHTVGGLLNKFFMRLRFGFE, from the coding sequence TTGCGCGTCTTGCCCCCAATTATCGCCGCCCTTGCCTTGGTCGGTCTGGTCGTCCTGCCTTATCGTCACCATCAAAATGCCGAGCAGGAAATGCGCGAACCTCATCCCCGCGTCACTTCCATCGAGGCGAGCATACCGCGGATCAACTATATCGAGCAGGTCAAAGACATTCGCAGGGATCTGGAAAAAAGCAGCCACGTACAGACGCTCCACCACAATCCGCGCGACCGCAGCCATTATGTCGAGCATGAAGTGGTCGTCCGCTTCTCCCCACGCCCTGAACAGAAAAAAATTGACCAGTTGGTCCGTTCGCTGGATGCCAAGATCAAACGCGATTTTGAGCAATTTATCATCATCAAGTCCAAAAGCCTGACGACGAAGCAGTTAATGAAAAAGCTGGCCGAGCATCCCGACTCGGTGTTTGCCGAGCCGAACTACCTGCTTTTGCCCAACCGCAAGCCAAACGACACGTACTACGCGGAGTACCAGTGGAATTTGCCGCTGATCGGCATGGAGCAGAGCTGGGACGTGAGCGAGGGCAGCAGTGACGTCACGGTCGCGGTCATTGATACGGGGATTGACCTCAATCACCCCGAGTTTGCCGGAAAGCTCGTAGAAGGCTACAACGTGCTGGAAGACAACAATCGACCAGAGGACGACAACGGGCACGGCACGCACGTCTCTGGCGTAATTGCCGCAAAAACGAACAACGAGGAGGGCATCGCCGGGATGTCGTGGAACAGCAAGCTGATGCCGATCAAAGCCATCGGCGCGGACGGCTCCGGCTCGGCTGTCGATATCGCCCAAGGCATCTACTGGGCGACCGATCACGGAGCTGACGTGATTAACCTCAGTGTCGGCAACTACACGTCATCTGCCGCTTTGAAGGAAGCGTGCCGCTATGCGTATGAAAAAAACGTCGTGCTCGTCGCGGCTTCCGGAAACGACGCCACCGATCAGCCGAGCTATCCGGCAGCCTATGAAGAAGTGCTCGCCGTCGCCGCTGTCGACCATCGCAAGGAACGCGCCGATTTTTCCAACTTTGGCGATTACGTGGATGTCGCCGCTCCCGGCGTCGATATTCCGAGCACGTACATCTACAGCGACTACGCCGCGCTCTCCGGTACTTCCATGGCTTGTCCGCACGTCGCAGCGCTCGCCTCGCTGGTGCGCTCCGTCCATCCTGACATGAAAAACCACGATGTCATGGAGCTGATCCGCCAATCGGCCAAAGACCTCGGCGCCCCCGGACACGATCAGTTGTACGGCTACGGCATGATTGACGTCAATCAGACGCTGCGGCAAATCAAACCGGCAGAGCCGGCGCGCACGGAAAAAACAGAGCATACGGTCGGTGGACTATTGAACAAATTTTTTATGCGCCTGCGCTTTGGCTTCGAATAA
- a CDS encoding ABC transporter ATP-binding protein, with the protein MAKVTLNHIYKRYGGNVTAVDDFHLEIQDREFLVLVGPSGCGKSTTLRMIAGLEEISEGDLYIGDRRVNDVAPKDRDIAMVFQSYALYPHMNVYENMAFGLKLRKFSKSDIDKRIQEAARILDISHLLDRKPKALSGGQRQRVALGRAIVREPQVFLMDEPLSNLDAKLRVQMRTEILKLHQRLNTTIIYVTHDQTEAMTMGDRIVVMKDGLIQQVATPNEIYNHPVNLFVASFIGSPAMNFVKGQLSEQDGALYFDAENIHVRFPEDKARVLRDKGYVNKPAIFGIRPEDIYSDAAFMEANPFESSLEAQIEVVENMGSELYVYFHNIGQTQMVARVDSREDLKPKMTVKLAMDLSKCHLFDSETEVAVF; encoded by the coding sequence ATGGCAAAAGTGACACTGAACCACATATACAAGCGGTACGGCGGAAATGTAACGGCAGTAGATGATTTTCACCTGGAGATTCAGGATCGGGAGTTTCTCGTCCTCGTCGGGCCGTCCGGCTGCGGAAAATCGACGACGCTGCGGATGATTGCCGGGCTGGAGGAAATCTCCGAAGGCGATTTGTACATAGGCGACCGCCGCGTCAACGACGTCGCTCCCAAAGATCGGGACATCGCGATGGTATTCCAGAGCTACGCGCTCTACCCGCACATGAACGTGTATGAAAACATGGCATTCGGTCTGAAGCTGCGCAAGTTTTCCAAAAGCGACATCGACAAGCGGATTCAGGAAGCAGCCCGCATCCTCGACATTTCCCACCTGCTGGACCGCAAGCCAAAGGCGCTTTCCGGCGGCCAGCGGCAGCGTGTCGCGCTCGGACGCGCCATCGTGCGGGAGCCGCAAGTTTTTTTGATGGACGAACCTTTGTCCAACCTCGACGCCAAGCTGCGCGTCCAGATGCGCACAGAAATTTTGAAGCTGCACCAGCGGCTGAACACGACGATCATCTACGTGACCCACGACCAGACGGAAGCGATGACGATGGGCGACCGGATCGTCGTCATGAAGGACGGCCTGATTCAGCAAGTGGCGACGCCGAACGAGATTTACAACCACCCCGTCAACCTGTTTGTGGCGAGCTTCATCGGCTCCCCGGCGATGAACTTCGTCAAAGGGCAGCTTTCGGAACAGGACGGCGCCCTGTACTTCGATGCGGAAAACATCCACGTCCGCTTCCCAGAGGACAAAGCAAGAGTTTTGCGCGACAAAGGCTATGTAAACAAGCCGGCGATCTTCGGCATCCGCCCGGAGGACATTTACAGCGATGCCGCTTTTATGGAGGCCAATCCGTTCGAAAGCTCGCTTGAGGCGCAGATTGAAGTCGTGGAAAACATGGGCTCCGAGCTGTACGTTTACTTCCATAATATCGGCCAGACACAAATGGTCGCCCGCGTGGACTCTCGCGAAGATTTGAAGCCGAAAATGACGGTCAAGCTCGCCATGGATCTTTCCAAATGTCATCTATTTGACAGCGAGACGGAAGTGGCTGTATTCTAA
- a CDS encoding Cof-type HAD-IIB family hydrolase → MAYKIVFFDIDGTLLNTEHAIPPATVDAVRKLKQNGIRVAIATGRSPYHLMPIARQLGIDTFVGFNGSYVVNEQKVIHHTPFATTTLAELEQMANGNAHPMVFLSHEECYANTSDHPHVLDSFDFLRLPAPAHHHRYWEVAPIYQAFLYCTAEEEALYTEGFEQVSYVRWHKHVLDILPKGGSKARGIEAILKHEGLTPADAVAFGDGLNDREMLSYVGMGVAMGNAHEELKPFAKMVTRHVNEDGIRHGLLQLGLIN, encoded by the coding sequence ATGGCCTACAAAATTGTCTTTTTCGACATCGACGGCACTCTGTTGAACACGGAGCACGCGATTCCGCCAGCAACCGTGGACGCTGTGCGCAAGCTCAAGCAAAACGGCATCCGGGTTGCCATCGCAACTGGCCGCTCGCCGTACCACCTGATGCCGATCGCCCGGCAGCTCGGGATTGATACGTTTGTCGGGTTCAACGGCTCCTACGTCGTGAACGAACAAAAAGTCATTCACCATACTCCGTTTGCCACGACGACATTGGCCGAACTGGAGCAGATGGCAAACGGAAACGCGCATCCGATGGTGTTTTTAAGCCATGAAGAGTGCTATGCGAACACATCCGATCACCCGCACGTCCTCGACTCGTTCGACTTTTTGCGCTTGCCCGCTCCGGCCCATCACCATCGCTACTGGGAGGTCGCTCCGATCTATCAGGCGTTTTTGTATTGCACCGCCGAAGAAGAAGCGCTCTATACGGAAGGTTTCGAGCAAGTGTCGTACGTGCGCTGGCACAAGCACGTCCTCGACATTTTGCCAAAAGGCGGCTCGAAAGCGCGCGGCATCGAAGCGATCCTCAAGCACGAGGGCCTCACTCCCGCTGACGCCGTAGCGTTCGGGGACGGACTCAACGACAGGGAAATGCTCTCCTACGTCGGAATGGGCGTCGCCATGGGAAATGCCCATGAAGAATTGAAGCCTTTTGCCAAGATGGTGACCCGTCATGTGAACGAAGACGGCATCCGGCACGGCTTGCTGCAACTTGGACTCATCAATTAG
- a CDS encoding TetR/AcrR family transcriptional regulator: MAPSKKDQIAQGALTAFAQLGYSETTMDAIAEMAQVAKGTLYYHFSTKEELFLYVIEKGVKMLIYHVDSVMQNEELSLEDRILNVLDEHLRFFCENRELCFLLLSVFTGDEQRDLTVAKLLTGYFTMMETYLKQMQEQGYIRPDIEIGTLASGLFGMVGFTAIRKQYRKEPLDTEENKYTLRCFLAGMLQAKQ; the protein is encoded by the coding sequence ATGGCACCATCCAAAAAAGACCAGATTGCCCAAGGAGCGCTGACGGCGTTTGCCCAGTTGGGCTATAGCGAAACCACGATGGACGCGATCGCAGAAATGGCACAGGTAGCGAAAGGAACGCTGTACTACCATTTCTCGACCAAAGAGGAGCTTTTTTTGTACGTGATTGAAAAAGGCGTGAAGATGCTGATTTACCATGTTGACAGTGTGATGCAAAACGAAGAGCTGTCTTTGGAGGATCGCATTTTAAATGTGCTGGATGAGCATCTTCGCTTCTTTTGCGAAAATCGCGAGCTGTGCTTCCTTTTGCTCAGCGTCTTTACGGGCGACGAACAGCGCGATTTGACAGTCGCCAAGTTGTTGACGGGCTATTTTACGATGATGGAAACGTATCTGAAGCAAATGCAGGAGCAAGGCTACATACGCCCGGATATCGAAATCGGAACGCTTGCTTCGGGCCTGTTCGGCATGGTCGGCTTTACGGCCATCCGCAAGCAATATCGCAAGGAACCGTTGGACACGGAAGAAAACAAGTATACGCTGCGCTGCTTTTTGGCAGGCATGCTGCAAGCGAAACAGTGA
- a CDS encoding ABC transporter permease: protein MSNFSRLFWSEWQNLFANKTIRNVLFIVPIIYLTLFGFLYSEKKVMNIPTVMVDADQTELSRELYRAFEVDQTFKITSIVGTEEEAMRLVDKGEANIALIIPAELEKNVKAGRPAEVLTVIDGSNMMISNTAVRAASTVVKSVSAGATLKKMEAKGSWGEEGKNLFTGIDYRYRVLYNPTFSYMSFMVFGLTGTVLQQVLFLGIALSVAQQKEEGTWKETLKSHSFFAITASKLLPYFLAGTLNVFLGFTLLLKGFEIPYYGSTFDLMLVATAFNLAVLAIGYAISFFSKDQLQATQIAMMIAVPSFMLSGFTWPLASMPTAVAAIGKSLPLTYFLDGVREILSKGHDLSYVTHDLAVLGFMTLLGLFSAYVIYLLQTRKKKEVVAETTTV from the coding sequence GTGAGTAATTTCTCCCGGCTCTTCTGGAGCGAATGGCAAAACTTGTTTGCCAACAAAACGATTCGCAATGTGCTGTTTATCGTGCCGATTATATACTTGACGCTGTTCGGCTTTTTGTACAGCGAAAAGAAGGTAATGAACATCCCGACTGTCATGGTAGACGCGGACCAGACAGAGCTGAGCCGCGAGCTGTACCGCGCGTTTGAAGTCGACCAGACGTTCAAGATTACTTCCATCGTCGGAACAGAGGAGGAAGCGATGCGCCTGGTTGACAAAGGCGAGGCGAACATCGCCCTGATTATTCCGGCGGAGCTGGAGAAAAACGTCAAAGCCGGACGGCCCGCAGAAGTTTTGACCGTCATTGACGGCAGCAACATGATGATCTCGAACACCGCTGTCCGCGCCGCGAGCACGGTAGTCAAATCCGTGTCCGCAGGTGCGACGCTGAAAAAAATGGAAGCGAAGGGTAGCTGGGGCGAGGAAGGGAAAAACTTGTTCACCGGGATCGACTACCGCTATCGCGTCTTGTACAATCCGACGTTCAGCTACATGTCCTTCATGGTCTTCGGCTTGACGGGAACGGTGCTGCAGCAAGTGCTGTTCCTCGGGATTGCCTTGTCGGTAGCGCAGCAGAAGGAAGAGGGGACGTGGAAGGAGACGCTTAAGTCGCACAGCTTTTTCGCGATCACGGCAAGCAAGCTGCTGCCGTACTTTTTGGCAGGCACGCTCAATGTGTTTTTAGGCTTCACCCTGCTGCTGAAAGGGTTCGAAATTCCGTACTACGGCAGCACCTTTGACCTGATGCTCGTCGCAACGGCGTTCAACCTGGCGGTGCTCGCCATCGGCTACGCGATTTCCTTTTTCTCCAAAGACCAGTTGCAAGCTACACAGATCGCGATGATGATTGCCGTTCCTTCGTTTATGCTCTCCGGCTTCACCTGGCCGCTCGCTTCGATGCCGACTGCGGTTGCCGCGATTGGTAAATCTTTGCCGTTGACGTACTTCCTCGACGGCGTGCGGGAGATTTTGAGCAAAGGGCATGACCTGTCCTACGTGACGCATGATTTGGCCGTTTTGGGCTTCATGACCCTTTTGGGCCTGTTCTCTGCCTACGTCATATACTTGTTACAGACAAGGAAAAAAAAGGAAGTCGTTGCCGAAACGACAACGGTTTAG
- a CDS encoding HlyD family secretion protein, whose translation MKKRAWIGVAGFVAGIAVLGTVLFASGGSSLAGEKSTQLTGVIEGTEVDLSFKMGGSIEQIAFKEGDEVKAGQVVATLNNEELLAKKEQAEAAYRLAQVKLEQAKKGVSLTDSSSNAQVDQAQAVVSSAAAQLAANKNGARSEEIAQLKAKLQAAQTANQIAASNLERMQKLLAEGAVPQVKVEEAQMQAEKAQAELKAADEQLKMAQSGARREQVDAAQAQLDQAKAAYKQAVAARGQVGLKELDVKSAEAGVLQAKGALAEIEAYLNNTKLVAPMDGVVKSVAVQKGELVAQGFTVLTLQTKSDNYVKLYVNEYALGQIKTGDTVKLFVPALKREVEAKIATIAPAADFAVKKATQELGDRDIRSFQVKLLVSDPELRPGLTVEWKLEGAVEGE comes from the coding sequence ATGAAAAAACGAGCATGGATCGGGGTGGCCGGTTTTGTGGCCGGAATCGCAGTGTTGGGAACCGTTTTGTTCGCATCCGGCGGAAGCAGTCTGGCCGGGGAAAAATCGACCCAGTTGACAGGCGTCATCGAAGGAACGGAAGTGGACCTGTCCTTTAAAATGGGCGGCTCCATCGAGCAGATCGCCTTTAAAGAAGGCGATGAAGTAAAAGCAGGGCAAGTGGTCGCCACGTTGAACAACGAAGAGCTGCTGGCGAAAAAGGAACAGGCAGAAGCGGCCTATCGACTGGCGCAGGTGAAGCTCGAGCAGGCGAAAAAAGGTGTGTCGCTGACAGACAGCTCAAGCAATGCCCAAGTCGATCAGGCGCAGGCGGTAGTCAGTTCGGCCGCGGCCCAGCTTGCGGCGAACAAAAACGGAGCGCGCAGCGAGGAAATCGCCCAGTTGAAAGCGAAGCTGCAAGCAGCGCAAACAGCGAACCAGATCGCGGCTTCGAACCTGGAGCGGATGCAAAAGCTGCTCGCTGAGGGAGCGGTCCCGCAAGTCAAAGTCGAGGAAGCGCAAATGCAGGCGGAAAAAGCCCAGGCAGAGCTGAAGGCCGCTGACGAACAGTTGAAAATGGCTCAGTCCGGCGCACGCCGCGAACAGGTCGATGCCGCGCAGGCTCAGCTCGACCAGGCCAAAGCAGCGTATAAGCAAGCGGTAGCGGCGCGCGGTCAGGTAGGTTTGAAGGAGCTGGATGTGAAATCGGCCGAGGCTGGCGTGCTGCAAGCCAAAGGCGCTCTCGCGGAAATCGAGGCGTATTTGAACAATACGAAGCTGGTCGCGCCGATGGACGGAGTGGTCAAATCCGTTGCCGTGCAAAAAGGCGAGCTGGTAGCGCAAGGCTTTACCGTTCTTACCTTGCAAACGAAATCCGATAACTACGTGAAGCTGTACGTAAACGAATACGCCCTCGGCCAGATCAAAACAGGCGACACGGTCAAACTGTTCGTCCCTGCGCTCAAACGGGAAGTAGAGGCGAAAATTGCCACGATTGCCCCGGCAGCGGATTTTGCCGTCAAAAAGGCAACCCAGGAGCTTGGCGACCGCGACATCCGTTCGTTCCAGGTGAAGCTGCTCGTCTCTGACCCAGAGCTGCGGCCAGGCTTGACGGTCGAGTGGAAGCTCGAAGGAGCTGTTGAAGGTGAGTAA
- a CDS encoding trimeric intracellular cation channel family protein, whose amino-acid sequence MSWEWFNIVGTVAFVISGAIIAMEEEYDILGVIVLGMATAFGGGIMRNILLGIPLTAFWNQGTLFTIALVSMLIVFVLPHKYLDYWNRWGMFFDAVGLSAFAIQGAIYATQMNYPLSATIVAAVLTGIGGGIIRDVLAGRKPLVFKEEIYAVWAMVAGLAVGLKWATTVGELYTLFSAIIVCRMISVYQGWKLPRRSLRPVPIRPFDNRM is encoded by the coding sequence ATGTCTTGGGAATGGTTTAACATCGTTGGCACGGTAGCGTTCGTCATTAGCGGCGCGATCATCGCCATGGAGGAAGAATACGACATCTTGGGAGTAATCGTTCTCGGAATGGCCACAGCATTTGGCGGCGGGATCATGCGCAATATTTTGCTCGGCATCCCGCTGACCGCTTTTTGGAATCAGGGAACACTGTTTACAATCGCACTCGTTTCCATGCTCATCGTTTTTGTCCTCCCCCACAAATACCTTGACTACTGGAATCGCTGGGGGATGTTTTTTGACGCAGTCGGGCTCTCTGCCTTTGCCATTCAGGGCGCTATTTACGCCACACAAATGAACTACCCGCTCAGCGCGACGATCGTCGCAGCGGTTTTGACCGGAATCGGCGGCGGAATCATTCGCGACGTTCTCGCTGGACGCAAGCCGCTCGTGTTCAAGGAAGAAATTTATGCGGTCTGGGCCATGGTCGCCGGGCTGGCTGTCGGCCTCAAGTGGGCGACAACCGTCGGCGAGCTGTACACGCTGTTTTCCGCCATCATCGTTTGCCGGATGATTTCCGTCTATCAAGGCTGGAAGCTGCCACGCCGCTCGCTTCGTCCCGTCCCGATTCGCCCTTTTGACAACCGAATGTAA
- a CDS encoding NAD(P)H-dependent oxidoreductase — translation MKACIVFAHEGKESFCHAILDRVTRSLQQQQIDFEVRDLYQMKFQPVFDAADMQKVANGSASQDVATEQELISDADLLVMIYPVWWWSPPAILKGYIDRVFTNNFAFRYDANGPVGLLSNKQAIVFTTTRESEAEMQTSGFDAVVKKQIVDGTLAMIGYDVTYRNFAAVPYVDNAAREQMLAEVEKIAASARQPLGV, via the coding sequence ATGAAAGCGTGCATTGTTTTTGCTCACGAAGGAAAGGAAAGCTTCTGCCATGCCATTCTCGACCGCGTCACCCGCTCCTTGCAACAGCAACAAATCGACTTTGAGGTGCGCGACTTGTATCAGATGAAATTCCAGCCTGTCTTCGATGCGGCAGACATGCAAAAAGTAGCGAACGGGTCAGCCTCGCAAGATGTTGCCACCGAACAGGAGCTGATTTCCGATGCCGATTTGCTGGTGATGATTTACCCTGTCTGGTGGTGGTCGCCTCCTGCGATCCTCAAAGGCTATATCGACCGGGTGTTTACGAACAACTTCGCCTTCCGCTACGACGCCAATGGCCCCGTCGGCCTGTTGTCAAACAAACAGGCGATTGTGTTTACGACAACCCGGGAGTCCGAAGCGGAAATGCAGACGAGCGGCTTCGACGCTGTGGTGAAAAAACAGATCGTGGACGGCACGCTCGCCATGATCGGCTACGATGTGACCTACCGCAATTTTGCCGCCGTCCCTTACGTAGACAACGCCGCCCGCGAGCAAATGCTTGCCGAGGTCGAGAAAATCGCTGCGAGTGCGCGCCAGCCGCTCGGCGTGTAG